A genomic window from Lycium barbarum isolate Lr01 chromosome 4, ASM1917538v2, whole genome shotgun sequence includes:
- the LOC132637676 gene encoding U-box domain-containing protein 52-like: MVEKNWLLEADKFDLSQDNARFSSRLGELETTISQLREGAGFIKSDATSMAERHRLLKSKSAQYKERIRVFERKVAYELIVLEGNIAKSLIDSVSLYRVQNLILGCPSKNGISSYVANNVLKMAPSFCNIYIVSKGKINSIRMASHPLKRRSSIPSIQIPQRNSNFDAANSTLVKSSFMQSIDEFQERGEFKKRLKNILKETVLRSQNVFGKGRQILDATLVANKVFEGIEPRGSFITYALHLMESLSRIIDRVVMRGHIKGFNAMVESVGTILVSHLSFSNDILVSHDVVVIQLKYLGQALTWFQKEMEEKMRRLEFQTIQTMEMYHAACKEALREKQKLKELENLRKEDVKKLKEARREKEEALACVEKEKALRMASKEEAKEAQRKAEREVQRRKCSERKARRKSEAKKSALKSLVHSQKAMEYQSLLRILVVLIIFYVYFFDLT, encoded by the exons atggtcgaaaaGAACTGGCTTCTTGAAGCGGACAAATTCGACCTTAGCCAGGACAATGCTCGTTTTTCttcaaggcttggtgagctcgaaaccaccatctctcaactccgggaggGAGCTGGATTCATCAAGTCCGATGCCACGAGCATGGCCGAAAGGCATCGGCTGCTCAAATCTAAGAGTGCCCAGTACAAAGAGCGGATAAGGGTGTTTGAGCGGAAG GTAGCTTATGAGCTAATCGTACTTGAAGGTAACATTGCAAAGTCTCTCATTGACTCTGTTTCACTATATAGAGTTCAAAATTTGATACTTGGTTGTCCATCCAAAAATGGGATTTCAAG TTATGTTGCAAATAATGTACTGAAAATGGCACCAAGCTTTTGCAATATTTACATAGTTTCCAAAGGGAAAATCAATTCTATAAGAATGGCTTCTCACCCATTGAAACGGAGATCCTCAATTCCTAGCATACAAATTCCACAACGCAATTCCAACTTTGATGCAGCTAATTCAACATT GGTGAAGAGTAGTTTCATGCAATCTATTGATGAGTTTCAGGAAAGAGGTGAATTCAAGAAGAG ACTTAAGAATATTCTGAAGGAGACTGTATTAAGATCACAAAATGTTTTTGGGAAAGGTAGACAAATCTTAGATGCAACTTTGGTGGCAAATAAAGTG TTCGAGGGAATTGAGCCAAGGGGCTCCTTTATCACCTATGCTCTTCATTTGATGGAATCTTTGAGTAGGATAATTGATAGAGTTGTTATGCGAGGACATATAAAGGGATTCAATGCTATGGTTGAAAGTGTTGGCACCATTTTGGTCTCTCATCTTTCATTTTCAAATGATATCTTGGTTTCACACGATGTAGTTGTGATCCAGTTGAAATATCTGGGCCAAGCGTTAACTTGGTTTCAG aaagaaatggaagaaaagATGAGAAGACTAGAGTTTCAAACAATTCAAACTATGGAAATGTACCATGCAGCCTGCAAAGAAGCACTACGAGAGAAACAAAAG TTAAAGGAACTTGAAAATTTGAGGAAGGAAGATGTGAAGAAACTTAAAGAAGCGAGACGAGAAAAGGAAGAGGCATTGGCCTGTGTTGAGAAGGAGAAAGCATTAAGAATGGCATCAAAGGAAGAGGCGAAAGAAGCTCAAAGAAAGGCTGAAAGAGAGGTACAAAGGAGAAAGTGTTCGGAAAGAAAAGCTCGTAGAAAATCTGAGGCCAAGAAGTCTGCACTAAAGTCCTTAGTTCATTCCCAAAAGGCCATGGAGTATCAAAGTTTACTTAGGATACTTGTGGTTTTGATAATTTTCTACGTTTATTTCTTTGATTTGACATGA
- the LOC132636240 gene encoding ras-related protein RABD1-like: protein MSNEYDYLFKLLLIGDSSVGKSCLLLRFADDSYVDSYISTIGVDFKIRTVEQDGKTIKLQIWDTAGQERFRTITSSYYRGAHGIIIVYDVTEMESFNNVKQWLNEIDRYANESVCKLLVGNKCDLVENKVVDTQTGKALADELGIPFLETSAKDSINVEQAFLTMAGEIKKKMGNQAAGTNKTGSAVQIKGQPIEQKGNCCG, encoded by the coding sequence ATGAGCAACGAATACGATTACTTGTTCAAACTGTTGTTAATCGGCGATTCTTCTGTCGGCAAATCGTGTCTTTTACTCAGATTCGCTGATGATTCGTATGTTGACAGTTACATTAGCACCATCGGGGTTGATTTCAAAATTAGGACGGTGGAGCAGGATGGAAAGACAATCAAGCTGCAAATTTGGGATACTGCTGGTCAGGAGCGGTTCCGGACTATAACAAGCAGTTACTATCGGGGTGCACATgggattattattgtttatgaTGTAACTGAAATGGAGAGCTTCAACAACGTCAAGCAATGGCTGAATGAAATTGACAGATATGCAAATGAGAGTGTTTGCAAGCTTCTGGTGGGAAACAAATGTGATTTGGTAGAAAACAAGGTCGTGGACACACAGACAGGAAAGGCTTTGGCAGATGAGCTAGGTATCCCTTTCCTTGAGACGAGTGCAAAAGACTCCATTAATGTGGAGCAGGCTTTCTTAACGATGGCTGGAGAGATCAAGAAGAAAATGGGTAACCAAGCAGCTGGAACCAATAAGACAGGTAGTGCTGTTCAAATCAAGGGACAACCAATTGAGCAGAAGGGCAACTGTTGTGGCTAA